The sequence below is a genomic window from Theobroma cacao cultivar B97-61/B2 chromosome 6, Criollo_cocoa_genome_V2, whole genome shotgun sequence.
ctgCTTACGTGTCTATGACCAGAAACTCTTTGCTGGTTCTTGGTGGTAATCCTAGTCAGCACGTGGTGTATTCGTGTCACAGTAATCCATATTAGTAGACACGTGGCTCTGCATGAAGAGGTTCCCCTCTAATAACCTCCCTCTCCCCATGTACATAAGCCcatttcttttgcttctcCTGGCGAAGTGCCGTGACTTTCTCTCCTTCGTTTCCTCGTTCCTAGtttatttggtttttctaATAAATTCTGTTTCTCACATCtgtctgttttcttttttttttttatttatattttctcaagAAACCTTTGCCGGCGCTTCAGTGGTTTGTTTGTCTTTCGGATTGGTTGAAACAAATTTTTGTCgtgaaaaaaggaaaaaaaaagatgaaggaAAATGTGGACAACCCTCTTCACCTTAAATCTTTGAACCATGTCTCCCTCGTGTGTAGATCAGTTGAGGAATCCATCAATTTCTATCAGAATATTCTTGGTTTTGTTCCAATCAGGAGGCCTGGATCATTTGACTTCAATGGCGCTTGGTAATGAAAACTGATCCTCTTCTCTGGGACAAATTGATGAAAAACAGCACAAGAACTCTTgggttgatttttatttttctggttATGACTATGTTTATGTGAATATTTGGTTATGCAGGTTGTTTGGGTATGGGATTGGGATTCATCTTCTGCAATCTGAGGATCCAGATAACAtgccaaagaaaaagaaaatcaatccCAAGGACAACCACATTTCTTTCCAGGttaattctttctttccctttatTCCCTTATTTGGGTTTGTGTTTCCTTCCAGTCCTTGGGCTGTTAAGGATTTCATTTAAGAATGGGACAATAGACCTTTCTTGACATTCATCTTtgatttaatataaaaagagAACAAGATCTCTTTTCATAAACTGAAGATcgaaatagaaaatttttaaggTTTATTTTGTTGAGACTTGGACGTATGCATGGCAACATTCGTTACTCCTTTGAAAAGGAAGGCATCCTGCTGTTCTGGAAAATAATATAGAGGCTAGATATACGACAGTGCTCTGTCTCAGTTTAATAACTTTGGAGGTTTACTCAAAGGCATACTCTGAAGTGGGATGATAATCCTAGGAGATTTACTCAATTTCACATTTAGTTATCCGAAGGTAACTTCTAAGGAGTTGAATTCTGATGCAGCAATTAGTCAAAGAAATCAAGATATACCCTGTTTATCTTATTTGTCCTTTCTCATTCTAAATCCACTCACCTACCtacctttttctttcacaGAGTAATCATGTTGGATTATTAATTAGTAGGTAGGAAAGAGTAACGCTTGAAAGGTTCATTGTATGCATATGGGTCCGTTCCTCtattaatttgatattatGGTGATAGAATTGATGACAAGatgaattaattataaattgatAAGGAATCCTAATATTAATTGGGTTTTGCCGTGTGTAGTGTGAGAGCATGGGGGCAGTGGAGAAGAAGCTGAAGGAGATGGAACTGGAGTACGTTCGGGCAATGGTGGAAGAAGGTGGGATCTATGTTGAACAGCTGTTCTTCCATGATCCAGATGGGTTCATGATTGAGATATGCAACTGTGATAACCTACCTGTGATCCCCCTGGCAGGTGAGATGGTTCGATCATGCTCTCGACTCAATCTGCAAATGCTGCAGCA
It includes:
- the LOC18595729 gene encoding metallothiol transferase FosB, producing the protein MKENVDNPLHLKSLNHVSLVCRSVEESINFYQNILGFVPIRRPGSFDFNGAWLFGYGIGIHLLQSEDPDNMPKKKKINPKDNHISFQCESMGAVEKKLKEMELEYVRAMVEEGGIYVEQLFFHDPDGFMIEICNCDNLPVIPLAGEMVRSCSRLNLQMLQHQQIQRVVQQ